One stretch of Bordetella avium DNA includes these proteins:
- the minD gene encoding septum site-determining protein MinD — protein MTRIVVVTSGKGGVGKTTTSASFSAGLAMRGFKTAVIDFDVGLRNLDLIMGCERRVVYDFVNVIQGEASLKQALIKDKQLDNLFILPASQTRDKDALTQEGVGKVIEDLKEMGFDYIVCDSPAGIETGALLAAYYADDALVVTNPEVSSVRDSDRILGILAAKSQRAVQGAEPVKEYLLLTRYNPKRVIDGEMLSLGDIEDILRIKMIGVVPESEAVLQASNQGLPAIHLKDTDVSEAYKDVVARYLGEERSLRFTEYEKPGFLKRLFGGK, from the coding sequence ATGACACGTATCGTTGTGGTGACTTCCGGCAAAGGCGGGGTGGGCAAGACCACCACCAGCGCGAGCTTTTCCGCGGGCCTCGCCATGCGTGGCTTCAAGACCGCGGTCATCGACTTCGACGTCGGCCTGCGCAATCTCGACCTCATCATGGGTTGCGAACGCCGCGTCGTGTATGACTTCGTTAACGTGATTCAAGGCGAGGCCAGCCTCAAACAGGCCCTCATCAAAGACAAGCAGCTCGACAACCTCTTCATCCTGCCAGCCTCGCAGACACGCGACAAAGACGCACTGACGCAGGAAGGCGTAGGCAAAGTCATCGAAGACCTGAAAGAAATGGGCTTTGATTACATCGTCTGCGATTCGCCCGCCGGCATTGAAACCGGAGCGCTGCTGGCTGCCTACTACGCTGACGACGCCCTTGTGGTCACCAATCCCGAAGTCTCGTCGGTGCGCGACTCCGACCGCATTTTGGGCATTTTGGCCGCCAAGTCGCAGCGCGCCGTGCAAGGCGCCGAACCGGTCAAAGAGTATCTGCTCCTGACCCGCTACAACCCCAAGCGCGTCATCGACGGCGAAATGCTGTCGCTGGGCGATATTGAAGACATTCTGCGCATCAAGATGATCGGCGTCGTGCCCGAATCCGAGGCGGTGCTGCAAGCGTCCAACCAAGGCTTGCCTGCCATTCACCTCAAAGATACCGATGTCTCGGAGGCCTACAAGGATGTGGTGGCGCGCTACCTGGGAGAAGAGCGCTCGCTGCGCTTTACCGAGTACGAAAAGCCCGGCTTCCTGAAACGCCTGTTCGGAGGTAAGTAA